The following proteins are co-located in the Hevea brasiliensis isolate MT/VB/25A 57/8 chromosome 11, ASM3005281v1, whole genome shotgun sequence genome:
- the LOC110668139 gene encoding alpha/beta hydrolase domain-containing protein WAV2 isoform X3, producing the protein MVSYVSALLYGVGGIVAAGMALLVAFQERLVYVPVLPGLTKSYPITPARLRLAYEDVWLRSSDGIRLHAWFIKLFPECRGPTILFFQENAGNIAHRLEMVRIMLQRLHCNVFMLSYRGYGASDGYPSQPGITKDSQAALDHLSQRTDIDTSRIVVFGRSLGGAVGALLTKNNPDKVAGLILENTFTSILDMAGVLLPFLKWFIGNTHSKGPKFLNFLVRSPWSTIDVISEVKQPILFLSGLQDEMVPPSHMQMLYAKAAARNKECIFVEFPSGMHMDTWLAGGDHYWRTIQQFLEKHVPEKKENESYDTDQDFEGR; encoded by the exons ATGGTGTCGTACGTCAGTGCCTTGCTCTACGGAGTGGGCGGCATAGTGGCGGCAGGGATGGCGCTGCTCGTGGCCTTCCAAGAGAGGTTAGTTTATGTGCCGGTCTTGCCCGGTCTCACCAAGTCCTACCCCATAACTCCCGCTCGCCTCCGACTCGCTTACGAGGACGTCTGGCTCAGATCCTCAGACGGCATCCGCCTCCACGCTTGGTTCATTAAGCTCTTTCCTGAATGCCGAG GTCCAACCATCTTGTTTTTCCAGGAGAATGCAGGAA ATATTGCTCACCGTCTTGAGATGGTTCGCATCATGTTACAGAGGTTGCACTGCAATGTGTTTATGCTTTCATACCGAGG TTATGGAGCAAGTGATGGATATCCTTCTCAACCTGGAATCACAAAGGACTCTCAG GCTGCATTGGATCATCTTTCTCAAAGGACCGACATTGACACTTCTAGAATAGTTGTGTTTGGGAGGTCACTTGGGGGTGCAGTTGGGGCTCTGCTAACGAAAAACAACCCTGACAAG GTTGCTGGACTGATTCTGGAAAATACTTTTACATCTATTCTGGACATGGCTGGAGTGCTACTGCCTTTCTTAAAGTGGTTTATTGGAAATACTCATTCAAAAGGtcctaaatttcttaattttctagtaCGTTCTCCATGGAGCACCATTGATGTCATAAGCGAG GTTAAGCAGCCGATCCTTTTTCTCTCTGGATTGCAAGATGAAATGGTACCCCCATCCCATATGCAAATGCTGTATGCTAAGGCAGCTGCTCGTAACAAGGAATGCATCTTTGTGGAATTTCCCTCTGGCATGCACATGGACACCTGGCTGGCTGGCGGTGATCATTATTGGAGAACTATTCAGCAGTTTCTTGAAAAGCATGTTCCAGAAAAGAAGGAAAACGAGTCATATGACACTGACCAAG ATTTTGAGGGGAGGTGA
- the LOC110668139 gene encoding alpha/beta hydrolase domain-containing protein WAV2 isoform X1, with protein sequence MVSYVSALLYGVGGIVAAGMALLVAFQERLVYVPVLPGLTKSYPITPARLRLAYEDVWLRSSDGIRLHAWFIKLFPECRGPTILFFQENAGNIAHRLEMVRIMLQRLHCNVFMLSYRGYGASDGYPSQPGITKDSQAALDHLSQRTDIDTSRIVVFGRSLGGAVGALLTKNNPDKVAGLILENTFTSILDMAGVLLPFLKWFIGNTHSKGPKFLNFLVRSPWSTIDVISEVKQPILFLSGLQDEMVPPSHMQMLYAKAAARNKECIFVEFPSGMHMDTWLAGGDHYWRTIQQFLEKHVPEKKENESYDTDQAAAFKSSM encoded by the exons ATGGTGTCGTACGTCAGTGCCTTGCTCTACGGAGTGGGCGGCATAGTGGCGGCAGGGATGGCGCTGCTCGTGGCCTTCCAAGAGAGGTTAGTTTATGTGCCGGTCTTGCCCGGTCTCACCAAGTCCTACCCCATAACTCCCGCTCGCCTCCGACTCGCTTACGAGGACGTCTGGCTCAGATCCTCAGACGGCATCCGCCTCCACGCTTGGTTCATTAAGCTCTTTCCTGAATGCCGAG GTCCAACCATCTTGTTTTTCCAGGAGAATGCAGGAA ATATTGCTCACCGTCTTGAGATGGTTCGCATCATGTTACAGAGGTTGCACTGCAATGTGTTTATGCTTTCATACCGAGG TTATGGAGCAAGTGATGGATATCCTTCTCAACCTGGAATCACAAAGGACTCTCAG GCTGCATTGGATCATCTTTCTCAAAGGACCGACATTGACACTTCTAGAATAGTTGTGTTTGGGAGGTCACTTGGGGGTGCAGTTGGGGCTCTGCTAACGAAAAACAACCCTGACAAG GTTGCTGGACTGATTCTGGAAAATACTTTTACATCTATTCTGGACATGGCTGGAGTGCTACTGCCTTTCTTAAAGTGGTTTATTGGAAATACTCATTCAAAAGGtcctaaatttcttaattttctagtaCGTTCTCCATGGAGCACCATTGATGTCATAAGCGAG GTTAAGCAGCCGATCCTTTTTCTCTCTGGATTGCAAGATGAAATGGTACCCCCATCCCATATGCAAATGCTGTATGCTAAGGCAGCTGCTCGTAACAAGGAATGCATCTTTGTGGAATTTCCCTCTGGCATGCACATGGACACCTGGCTGGCTGGCGGTGATCATTATTGGAGAACTATTCAGCAGTTTCTTGAAAAGCATGTTCCAGAAAAGAAGGAAAACGAGTCATATGACACTGACCAAG CTGCAGCATTTAAAAGTTCCATGTGA
- the LOC110668171 gene encoding nuclear transcription factor Y subunit A-3 isoform X2, which yields MAVRIQNLPKKNFGQAPFTFSSPSWWHSNEQQISQSLSKNIGLKVESPSQLYHKAKHFGFQLLDQESSSTQSIGQSHNEVGTVGETNSQDQCISSESGQDEGCGNGAEGRMKPVFLFSTPELALNTSQTEDSHSMARAPFPNADNYFGGLFTPYGPQAILGSQMVGMTTARVPLPLDLADDGPIYVNAKQYHGILRRRKSRAKLEAQNKLVKSRKPYLHESRHLHALNRVRGSGGRFLSTKRLQQSNPTSTGNVHVIPDTIQLHQRNETSELESYRSRIGQSGTSSTCSGITNVSSGAAIFRQADHRFSSLATHMGGSMQTSGGLVCSGT from the exons ATGGCTGTACGAATTCAGAACTTGCCCAAGAAAAATTTTGGTCAAGCCCCCTTTACTTTTAGTAGCCCATCCTGGTGGCATTCAAATGAACAGCAAATTTCGCAGTCTTTATCCAAGAATATAGGCTTAAAAGTGGAATCTCCATCCCAACTTTATCACAAAGCAAAGCATTTTGGTTTTCAGCTCCTGGACCAAGAATCATCTTCAACTCAATCAATTGGTCAATCTCACAATGAAGTGGGCACTGTGGGGGAGACCAATTCACAAGATCAATGCATTTCATCTGAATCTG GTCAAGATGAAGGTTGTGGGAATGGTGCAGAAGGCAGGATGAAGCCAGTTTTCTTGTTTAGTACTCCAGAACTTGCACTTAATACTTcacagactgaagatagtcactcaATG GCTCGAGCTCCATTTCCCAATGCTGATAATTACTTCGGTGGACTATTTACTCCATATGGACCACAGGCCATT CTGGGTTCGCAGATGGTGGGGATGACAACAGCACGAGTTCCCCTGCCTCTTGATCTTGCGGATGATGGGCCCATTTATGTTAATGCAAAACAGTACCATGGAATTCTCAGGAGGAGAAAATCACGTGCAAAGCTAGAGGCTCAGAACAAGCTTGTCAAAAGTCGAAAG CCATATCTTCATGAGTCTCGGCATCTGCATGCATTAAATCGGGTTAGGGGTTCCGGTGGACGCTTTCTCAGCACAAAAAGGCTCCAACAGTCTAATCCAACTTCCACCGGTAACGTGCATGTCATCCCAGATACCATCCAGTTGCATCAAAGGAATGAGACATCAGAACTTGAAAGTTATCGTTCAAGAATTGGCCAATCTGGCACTTCAAGCACCTGCTCTGGTATCACCAATGTCTCTAGTGGTGCCGCCATTTTTAGGCAGGCAGATCACAGGTTCTCAAGCCTGGCTACCCACATGGGAGGAAGCATGCAAACCAGTGGGGGTCTTGTGTGCAGTGGGACCTAG
- the LOC110668171 gene encoding nuclear transcription factor Y subunit A-3 isoform X1: protein MAVRIQNLPKKNFGQAPFTFSSPSWWHSNEQQISQSLSKNIGLKVESPSQLYHKAKHFGFQLLDQESSSTQSIGQSHNEVGTVGETNSQDQCISSESGQDEGCGNGAEGRMKPVFLFSTPELALNTSQTEDSHSMARAPFPNADNYFGGLFTPYGPQAIPQLGSQMVGMTTARVPLPLDLADDGPIYVNAKQYHGILRRRKSRAKLEAQNKLVKSRKPYLHESRHLHALNRVRGSGGRFLSTKRLQQSNPTSTGNVHVIPDTIQLHQRNETSELESYRSRIGQSGTSSTCSGITNVSSGAAIFRQADHRFSSLATHMGGSMQTSGGLVCSGT from the exons ATGGCTGTACGAATTCAGAACTTGCCCAAGAAAAATTTTGGTCAAGCCCCCTTTACTTTTAGTAGCCCATCCTGGTGGCATTCAAATGAACAGCAAATTTCGCAGTCTTTATCCAAGAATATAGGCTTAAAAGTGGAATCTCCATCCCAACTTTATCACAAAGCAAAGCATTTTGGTTTTCAGCTCCTGGACCAAGAATCATCTTCAACTCAATCAATTGGTCAATCTCACAATGAAGTGGGCACTGTGGGGGAGACCAATTCACAAGATCAATGCATTTCATCTGAATCTG GTCAAGATGAAGGTTGTGGGAATGGTGCAGAAGGCAGGATGAAGCCAGTTTTCTTGTTTAGTACTCCAGAACTTGCACTTAATACTTcacagactgaagatagtcactcaATG GCTCGAGCTCCATTTCCCAATGCTGATAATTACTTCGGTGGACTATTTACTCCATATGGACCACAGGCCATT CCTCAGCTGGGTTCGCAGATGGTGGGGATGACAACAGCACGAGTTCCCCTGCCTCTTGATCTTGCGGATGATGGGCCCATTTATGTTAATGCAAAACAGTACCATGGAATTCTCAGGAGGAGAAAATCACGTGCAAAGCTAGAGGCTCAGAACAAGCTTGTCAAAAGTCGAAAG CCATATCTTCATGAGTCTCGGCATCTGCATGCATTAAATCGGGTTAGGGGTTCCGGTGGACGCTTTCTCAGCACAAAAAGGCTCCAACAGTCTAATCCAACTTCCACCGGTAACGTGCATGTCATCCCAGATACCATCCAGTTGCATCAAAGGAATGAGACATCAGAACTTGAAAGTTATCGTTCAAGAATTGGCCAATCTGGCACTTCAAGCACCTGCTCTGGTATCACCAATGTCTCTAGTGGTGCCGCCATTTTTAGGCAGGCAGATCACAGGTTCTCAAGCCTGGCTACCCACATGGGAGGAAGCATGCAAACCAGTGGGGGTCTTGTGTGCAGTGGGACCTAG
- the LOC110668139 gene encoding alpha/beta hydrolase domain-containing protein WAV2 isoform X2, whose translation MVSYVSALLYGVGGIVAAGMALLVAFQERLVYVPVLPGLTKSYPITPARLRLAYEDVWLRSSDGIRLHAWFIKLFPECRGPTILFFQENAGNIAHRLEMVRIMLQRLHCNVFMLSYRGYGASDGYPSQPGITKDSQAALDHLSQRTDIDTSRIVVFGRSLGGAVGALLTKNNPDKVAGLILENTFTSILDMAGVLLPFLKWFIGNTHSKGPKFLNFLVRSPWSTIDVISEVKQPILFLSGLQDEMVPPSHMQMLYAKAAARNKECIFVEFPSGMHMDTWLAGGDHYWRTIQQFLEKHVPEKKENESYDTDQAFKSSM comes from the exons ATGGTGTCGTACGTCAGTGCCTTGCTCTACGGAGTGGGCGGCATAGTGGCGGCAGGGATGGCGCTGCTCGTGGCCTTCCAAGAGAGGTTAGTTTATGTGCCGGTCTTGCCCGGTCTCACCAAGTCCTACCCCATAACTCCCGCTCGCCTCCGACTCGCTTACGAGGACGTCTGGCTCAGATCCTCAGACGGCATCCGCCTCCACGCTTGGTTCATTAAGCTCTTTCCTGAATGCCGAG GTCCAACCATCTTGTTTTTCCAGGAGAATGCAGGAA ATATTGCTCACCGTCTTGAGATGGTTCGCATCATGTTACAGAGGTTGCACTGCAATGTGTTTATGCTTTCATACCGAGG TTATGGAGCAAGTGATGGATATCCTTCTCAACCTGGAATCACAAAGGACTCTCAG GCTGCATTGGATCATCTTTCTCAAAGGACCGACATTGACACTTCTAGAATAGTTGTGTTTGGGAGGTCACTTGGGGGTGCAGTTGGGGCTCTGCTAACGAAAAACAACCCTGACAAG GTTGCTGGACTGATTCTGGAAAATACTTTTACATCTATTCTGGACATGGCTGGAGTGCTACTGCCTTTCTTAAAGTGGTTTATTGGAAATACTCATTCAAAAGGtcctaaatttcttaattttctagtaCGTTCTCCATGGAGCACCATTGATGTCATAAGCGAG GTTAAGCAGCCGATCCTTTTTCTCTCTGGATTGCAAGATGAAATGGTACCCCCATCCCATATGCAAATGCTGTATGCTAAGGCAGCTGCTCGTAACAAGGAATGCATCTTTGTGGAATTTCCCTCTGGCATGCACATGGACACCTGGCTGGCTGGCGGTGATCATTATTGGAGAACTATTCAGCAGTTTCTTGAAAAGCATGTTCCAGAAAAGAAGGAAAACGAGTCATATGACACTGACCAAG CATTTAAAAGTTCCATGTGA
- the LOC110668171 gene encoding nuclear transcription factor Y subunit A-3 isoform X3, giving the protein MAVRIQNLPKKNFGQAPFTFSSPSWWHSNEQQISQSLSKNIGLKVESPSQLYHKAKHFGFQLLDQESSSTQSIGQSHNEVGTVGETNSQDQCISSESGQDEGCGNGAEGRMKPVFLFSTPELALNTSQTEDSHSMARAPFPNADNYFGGLFTPYGPQAIMVGMTTARVPLPLDLADDGPIYVNAKQYHGILRRRKSRAKLEAQNKLVKSRKPYLHESRHLHALNRVRGSGGRFLSTKRLQQSNPTSTGNVHVIPDTIQLHQRNETSELESYRSRIGQSGTSSTCSGITNVSSGAAIFRQADHRFSSLATHMGGSMQTSGGLVCSGT; this is encoded by the exons ATGGCTGTACGAATTCAGAACTTGCCCAAGAAAAATTTTGGTCAAGCCCCCTTTACTTTTAGTAGCCCATCCTGGTGGCATTCAAATGAACAGCAAATTTCGCAGTCTTTATCCAAGAATATAGGCTTAAAAGTGGAATCTCCATCCCAACTTTATCACAAAGCAAAGCATTTTGGTTTTCAGCTCCTGGACCAAGAATCATCTTCAACTCAATCAATTGGTCAATCTCACAATGAAGTGGGCACTGTGGGGGAGACCAATTCACAAGATCAATGCATTTCATCTGAATCTG GTCAAGATGAAGGTTGTGGGAATGGTGCAGAAGGCAGGATGAAGCCAGTTTTCTTGTTTAGTACTCCAGAACTTGCACTTAATACTTcacagactgaagatagtcactcaATG GCTCGAGCTCCATTTCCCAATGCTGATAATTACTTCGGTGGACTATTTACTCCATATGGACCACAGGCCATT ATGGTGGGGATGACAACAGCACGAGTTCCCCTGCCTCTTGATCTTGCGGATGATGGGCCCATTTATGTTAATGCAAAACAGTACCATGGAATTCTCAGGAGGAGAAAATCACGTGCAAAGCTAGAGGCTCAGAACAAGCTTGTCAAAAGTCGAAAG CCATATCTTCATGAGTCTCGGCATCTGCATGCATTAAATCGGGTTAGGGGTTCCGGTGGACGCTTTCTCAGCACAAAAAGGCTCCAACAGTCTAATCCAACTTCCACCGGTAACGTGCATGTCATCCCAGATACCATCCAGTTGCATCAAAGGAATGAGACATCAGAACTTGAAAGTTATCGTTCAAGAATTGGCCAATCTGGCACTTCAAGCACCTGCTCTGGTATCACCAATGTCTCTAGTGGTGCCGCCATTTTTAGGCAGGCAGATCACAGGTTCTCAAGCCTGGCTACCCACATGGGAGGAAGCATGCAAACCAGTGGGGGTCTTGTGTGCAGTGGGACCTAG